GAAAATGTTCATGTTGAACGAGTCATTGACGGTGATACTATTGAATTTCGTACTGATGATGGCACACTACATGTCGGGCGCCTATTATGTATAAACGCACCTGAGTACACGAAAACTAGGCAACCTTATGGTAAAGAAGCTACTCTTTTCTTAAGAAACCTAATAGAAGATAAGGATATAGAAATTGAATATGACATCGATATTACAGATAAATATGATAGAAAATTAATACATGTTAAATTTAATGGTCTAAATGTACAGGAGCTTCTCCTTAAAGAAGGATTAGTAAGAGTTGCTTATCTTTATAACGATTATAAGTATATTGATAAGTACAGAGAGGCTGAACAGCTTGCTGCTAATAAACAAATAAATATTTGGTCCAAAGAAAAGTATGTGGACAGCAATAATGGATTTGATATAGAAGCTTATAACGGATATTAATATTTAACCTGAATTTATCAATTTATAGCCCTTTTCGGGGCTTTTTTTCGACCTTGACAGAATCCGAGAGTTAGAGAATACAGTAACATCTCTATAATTGGGAGGGACATTGTAATGTATTCATTTATTAAAAGAATGTATGAAACTAAACGTTCTGCTGGGACTTATGTATATAATGATGCAGCAATTGATACTCTTGTTTCAAAAGGCTATATAACAACAGAACAAGGGGCTGAAATTAAACAGTTTGAGCAAATTTAGCACCTACGGAGTAAGGTGTATTTTTATTATAAGCACAAGAATTATTAGAAGGAATTTTATATGGTTCCTTCTAATAATTCTTTAGACAAATATCCTAAATTACTTGCTTCAATTAAAAGTAGTTGATTTATTGTGATATTTTTTAAGTCAGATCTACTATAGAGGGAATTTAATTCTTCTTCCTCTGCTAGATAATTAACTCTACTTGACCCTTTGGAGATTAATAACATATTAAGTTCATAGGCTTTTTTATCATAAATGCTTTGCTCTTCTTCAAGCTCTTTAATTTTCTTAATGGTTGATTCCGACATCAAGTTTTGTGGAATTAAAACTTCAATATGAGCAGGGATTGATTCGAGTGTTAGTTGTTTTGATAAGTATGCACGATGGTTACCTCCGTTACCAACTGTAAATTTGCCATTTGGTAGAAGAATTAATTCAAAGTCTTGGAGGTGTATAGGTTTCCATCCTTGTACTTTAACATTTTCACTTAAGTACATTAGTTTACCTGAATTTAATATCTCTTTTTCTGAGAGTGAAAATCCAATAATGTTTCTTGGGTTTATATACCTTGAACCAAGATTTGCAATTCGATAAGGGGAGTAGCCCTCTACTACCTCATCAAACATTAACCATTTATCTTGTTCGTTATGCACGGTTAATTACCTCCTAGTAAGTCCTTGATGTAATTAATTCTATTTATTTTTTAAAAAACCTTTTTACATAACAGGGAATTTTAATGCAACAACACATTGAGAAGGTGTGTTATATAACTAAAGGGAAGTTTAATAGGAAAGAATAAACCTTGTTTTAAGGAGGGGAATATTGAACAAACCAAAGTTAATTGTCGTAAATGTAATTACTGGACTATTTGTTACGATATCTAGTGTTACCGGATATATCTTTAGTGGGATTGGAGAGGGTTCTACCAATGACTTCACAATCCTCATTTGGGTGTTTATTTGGGTAATCGGTTTACTTTTACAACTCAAACTAAAAACTAGAGTAATAGGAATAATTGTTACTCTCATTCCAGTTGTATACTTCCTTTACGTTTATATTTCCGCTGTAATGATGTAGATATTTTGTGAATGTACTTAAAAGAGAGCTTTAGTTTAAGAAGCAGAGTTAAGTCAGCATTAATTTGTTGGCTTTTTTGTTTCGCAATCGGGAATTTGATCTACTATAATTGAAGCGCCATTGCCATTAAAGAACAAGCAAGCATAACCTTGGCAAAGTAAAAGGGAGATTATGCTTGTTTGTTCGTTTTTTTGTTTAACAATTTTATTTACTTTTGCTAAAATCCCTTAAACACCGTCTTTTTATATCTATTCGGAGTTACTAGTAAGTAGTAAATATGATAATATATGTATAAATATATAAAATGGAGGGTGTACAATTGTCTCATAAGAATAGCCCTAAAAAATTTGCACTTAATATGAGCGCTGCTCAATTCACTAAATTTTATATCCTTCACCTTCTCCAGACAAAACCAAGCGGTATGATATCAGAACATTTTAAAGAGGAATTCAAGAAGATTGGTGGCCAATGGGTACCAGCTCCGTCTACCCTTCTTGACACCCTACATGATATGACAAATGATGGTTTATTAACCCGTAGAGACTCCTATAAATCTCTCGAAAAGAGGCGACAACGTGTATATTACTATACATTAACTGAACAAGGGAAAGAAGAGTTTGATATTCTTAAAAAGAAATACCTTATTTTGTTCCAAGAGCAAAAGGAAATTATCGAACGTATCTTAAAAACAGTTTTTAATTAAAAAAGGATTGGTCATAATATGAATGAGATACTGATGGTTCAAAAAAATATGATTGATGTGGCAAAAGAGCTATTCAAATCACATGTTTCTATAGTAGAGGATTGGGAAAACAAGTGGAAAATACTTTCTGATAATCCTTATGAAGATGGAATCGTTGATACAGCCTCATTTAGAGCCTACCTACTAATATTAGAGGAAATTACAAACGAGTACAACCTACCCATTAGTAATTTAAAATCGTGGATTCATAATTATAGAGATAGGATAGTATCTTTTGTAGAGCCATTTATAGAAAATGAATGGTCTTATAATAGAAGTAGAAAGAATGCAAGAGATATTAAGAGTGAAAACCAAGAACTTGTCACTAGTTTAGTAAATACAGAATTTGCTGAATCAGGAAGTGCACTTATTTTTCATAAATTACGAGAAACAATTAGTAAAAATGAATTTAAAGATATCCAGGTATATCCGACCGCTCAGATATCAGATGAAAGAAAAAAAATGAAAGCTATAGCCCAAGTTAGAAATGAGGCAAATAAAGGATTAAGACTAACATCATCTGAGATTGAACAATGGCAAAATTTAACCGATCATGCTATTTCGGTTATGGATGATTTAACCGCAGATATTTTTGATATTATTTCAATTATGTGGATGAAGAAAGCCCAATATAAAGATGAGATGATTCACTTTCATTGTGATGATGCTTTAAATCTAAGAAATATACAAGGTCGTAGTGGTGGAGAAGGGGAATACCAGACTGGTTACAGAAAAAAAGATCGCGATGATGTAATGAAAAGATTAGCAGCCTTATCTTCAATATGGATACGTATTGAAAAAGATGAATTAAGACTAGTAGATGAAGAGACAAAGAATATAGATAGGCTTGAGCAAGTTCAATTTAACCCTTTATTCCTAGTTGATAGTATTACAGTTGCTTATAGAGGAGACGAACCTGTTGGAATATATGAATGTAGTATTAGACCTGGAGAAATAATGAGTCATTTCCTTTTCGGCGCAAGAAAAGAGAGTGGATTCCTAGCTTTGAAAGCATTACAGTATAATCCAATAAGACAAAAATACCATAAACGACTAGCACGTTATCTAGCATGGCAATGGAGAATAAGGCAAAAAAAAGCAGATTACTTTCGTCCTTATAATTTAAGTGGGGACAAAGGAATTCTTAAAGTAATGGGGTTAGAGATTAATGAAAGGTATCCCCAACGAACAAAAGAAACTGTTGAGAATGTATTGGACACTTTATTAGAAGATAAGATTATTGACAATTGGGAGTATATTGGAGATTTTGATGGAATTTCATCAAAAAAATTCTGGTTGGAAGGTTGGCTTAATTCTCAGGTGCGTATTATTCCTACTACGGATTTATTAAGTCAGTACAAAAAAGAAAATATTGAAGAAAGGCAGACAATTAATACAATCAGTATGTTACAAAGCTTAATAGAAAAAGAAAAGAAAATAGTAAGTGAATACGAGAATAGTACTAATGATGATACGAATGCTCTTGCAAGTCTCTTTACAAAGGAGAGAAAAAAGAGGAATCTTTCTATTTCAGCAGCAGCTAGTCAAATAGGCGTTTCTCATAGTACCCTCTCCCGATTTGAGAGAGGACAAATAAAAAAGCCTACAAATGAAAATATAGAGAAAATAAAAAACTGGTTAGGAATAGAAGACTTGGATTAATCCAAGTCTTCTTTCTTGATTTGAAGTGGGCTTTATTATGAGGGTGTTGTAATTATTTTCCGAAAACATATATACTCACATATTGTTCAAAAAATCTATCCTAAATAAAAGTGGATTTTTTATTCCGCAAACAGGCCATTATCTACAGTATATAAAGAAGTAGTATTTAACGTATTTAAAGTTAAGTATTGCTTCTTTTTTCTGTGAAAATAAATTACTTGTTTAAACTTGATCAACTTTGATTAAGCTATAGATAATTAAATTTGGCAATAGGAAAGCAGAGCTACCGTACCTTACGGTTTCTCGTTTAACTTTTCTATTTTTTGTCTATAATGCTAATTTGAAGTTAACTCCTGGTAGGGTTCTTTGTTCTGAAGCATATGATAGACAATCGTAAGCATTCGATGCCCTATGGCAACGAGTGCTTTTTTCTTTCCTCTTCTCGCAGCCAACGACCAATATTTGATTCCCAACCTTTTATTACGACTCCTTGAAACAGCCCATGCAGCTTCGCACAATGCAGATTTAATATGTGGATTTCCTCTAACCGTTCTTGTACTTTTTCTTTTTCCTGCACTTTCATGATTTCCAGGTGACAACCCTGCCCATGAAGCGAGATGTTTAGAAGTTGGAAACTGTCCCATATCTACTCCAATTTCTGCAATGATGACTGCTGCTGTATCTTTTTTAATACCCGGCATTGTGATTAGAAGTTGAACCTCTTCCTGATAATCTAGTAAAATTTCATCGATCCTTTTCTCAATATCGGATATTAACGTTTCTAGATAGGTAATATGCATCCAGGATTGTTTAATTAGAAAAAGTTGATGGTCATTTAATGTACCGAATAATGAATCAGTAATCAATTGTTTTTTATGAGCCATTCTTCCATGTATCTTTTTTTCAACTTCTTCCTGATCAATAAAACCTTCAAATATTAGTTGTTCTAAGAGTTTCCTTCCTGAAACACCAAATACATCTGAAATAACTGTACTTAATTTAATGTTTGAAGTCTCTAACACTTTTTGATCCAAACCGGCACAACATTTGTGTAAAGTCTCCACTTTATTCACCTTCGATAAGATTATTCCACAAACAGTGGAATGAATTTGAAATTAGACATTTTTCTGTTCGTAGTCATCTCTTAGAAAGAGAGCTAACAATAGGTTGTACACCAAATTCATTCCAACAGTTTTATTTACAGGGTAAAACCACCAATAAAAGACACGTTATATACTCACTGTTTGTGGTATCTACATTATGGGAGAGGGGAACCATTTTCATTCCTAGGTTGAGAGCGAAAGATCATAATTGTTTTGTTTCTTTAAAATCAACTTATCTACAGTGGGAAAATATAGTATTCATAGTTTTTATAGAAAGAGTTTCATAAATGTATCACTATCTAATCTGGAGGTGATGTTTATGAAAGTTCAAGAGTTTCAAATTGATAATAAAAAACGATATGTACTCATTGATGAAAATAACAAACCTGTGGTTCCTGTTGTCAAATACCTTAAGTATCTAGACAACATAGGTAAAGCGGAAAATACGTTAAAAGCATATTGTCGTCATTTGAAGTTATACTTTCAATTTTTAAGCGAAAAAGAAATAGGATACCAAGAGGTTGACTTAAATTTATTATCGGAGTTTATATCTTGGCTAAGAAGTCCTTATCAATCTACTAAAGTAGTTCATCTTGAGAAAACTCAAGCAAAGAGATCAGAACGAACAGTGAATACTATATTAACATGTGTCCAAGGTTTCTATGATTATTTGATTAGGATTGAGGATTATGAAAAGGACCTATCCGAAAAAACAAAGAAGCAAGTTACTGGTCAGTACCGATCATTCAAACCCTTTTTACATCATATATCAAAGGGTAAACCATTTGAAAAAAGCATATTGAAAATAAAAGAACCTCGAAGGGGAATTTTAACACTCACAAAAACTCAGGTGCAAACTGTTCACGATGCGTGTAGTAACATTCGCGATGCTTTATTGATTAGGATTTTATATGAGGGTGGTCTTAGAATTGGAGAAGCCTTATCTTTATGGATTGAGGATTTTGATATTGGTTCCACTACCATTCAGGTTCGGAAATCAAAAACTGTAAATGGTGAAGGACGAAAGGTGTATGTATCTGCCGATACTATGAATGTATTTCAAGATTATCTTATTGATCTTCACGATGTAGATACAAATTTTGTTTTTATCAATTTATCAGGACCTAATAAGGGTAAACCGTTAAATTATCGAGCAGCTTTCGATGTGATTGAGCGTATAAGGAAGAAAACTGAGATTGATGTTACTCCACATATGTTAAGACACACCTATGCAACTGAACTTCATGAAAAAGGAGTAGAAGCTTCGATTATTCAGAAGTTGTTAGGTCACGCACAAGTTCAAACTACAATACAAACTTATATGCATTCTTCGGATGAAACAATTCGGAAAGAGTGGCAGAAAGCACAGGATAATATGAAGGGTGATCAATTAAAATGAAATTATATAAATTTACTAATTCGACCAAATCTCCACGATATGAGCAACTAGTACAAGAACTAAATGGATATTGGAAAAATGATCTATGGAATGCCATCGATTGCCCTTTCTACACTAAAGACACTAATTTAGGAAAACAAAGGCTTAAATTCGACGAGACTTTAAGTTCAGGAATAAACCATGAATTGAAATATTATTTCTTTAGACAGTTGACTGATTCGATTTTAAAAATGACAACAATATGGAGCAGTGCTAGTGCAATCAATAAATTACAAACTTTTATTTTAAGGTTTTATCCAAATATTTTTTCTTTTATAGAAATTCCTCATGAGAAGTTTTCAATTCACTATAAGACTTATCTTTTAGAACTTGGTATAAGCAATTTAACTATTAAAGGATACCTCCAATTATATAATCGGATTAGTTCTTTTTACTTTGAATGGTATGACGAACGTATCGAAACAGAAAAAGATATTTGGGATGTTAGAAAACTAGGTATTGACTACAACAATAGTAAATGTGGTTATACCTTAAATTTCACTTTTATACCAAGCCCTTATCGAGCTTTGGTAAAAAGATATTTCGAAAAACGTGTCCTAATGCAAGAAAGTTTAAGCTGGGGTACTGCCATACAAAACATAGCAAAACTTCAAGAGTTCTTTAAATATATTTACTGCAAGTACCCAGATTGGAAAGGCTTAACCTCTTTAAGTAGAAGTGATATAGAAGGATTTATATATTATTTAAGAACTTCTCCTATGGGAGGGAATAGTGTTCATAAAGGACAAGCCCCTTCGGATAACCACGTTCATCGGTCATTATCTGTAATAGAATTGTTTATTTTATATATTCAAAGATATGAATGGGCTGAAGCCCCAATTAAATCTGCAGGAAATTTAATCGTTCCTGAAGACAAACCTAAACTACCACCTAAAGCTTCTAATGAAATAAAATATATATCTGATTTCGTTTGGAATCAAATCCTGAACCATATAGGAAAACTACCAAAAGAAATTATCCCGATTGTGATTTTATTAGAGGCAACAGGATTTAGAATTTCAGATGTGTGTACTTTGAAAATAGATTGTTTGATTCAAAGAGAAGATGGTTGGTGGATTATTGGAGACCAACGTAAAGTTAAAAATAAAGACCATAGAGTGCCAATTTCGGAAGAAATAGCAATGGTTGTGATTTCTCAACAAAAATTGACTAGAGAAAAAACAACCATTGAAACAAACCCCTTTAATTATTTGTTTCCTACCTATTATGGGCCGAGAAAAGGTCAGCCTATTTCAAGGGACAATGTAGTAAACAATTTAAACAAACTAGCTATGGAAAATAAAATAATCGACGAAAAGAGAGATACCTATCGATTTAAAGCACATGCGTTTAGACACCGTTATGGAGTCAATCTTATCAATAACGGTATGACCATTTTGCATGTACAAAAACTTATGGCTCATGCGAGCCCTGAAATGACATTGGTATATGCCAAGATTCATGATAAAACTCTTCGAAAAGAATGGGAAAAAGCCACAAGCAGTGGAGCTATAAGATTAAATCAAGGCGGTAAAATAATCGCCACTAGTATAGAGCAACAAGCAGACGAAAACGGATTAGAGTTGGAATGGATACGTCACAACTTAGATTCTATTCGATTAGATCATGGTTTTTGTATTAAAAGCCCTAAGAACAATTGTGATTTTTTAGAACAAACTTTAGAACCACCATGCATTAAAAATAACTGCCGAAGTTTTCATGTAGACCAAACATTTTTGAATTTCTACAACGAACAAATTACTAAAATGGAATCTGATATACAGATATATCAGAAATCTGGAAGAATTCGTTCAATCGAGATAATTCAACCTAAACTAAAAAAGTATAAAGAAATTAGAGACGGAATCATTAAAAACGGTGGAATATATGGACAGCAAAAATTAAGAAGAGAATCCAGAAATTAATATAAAGGTGTGTAAAACAAAGTGGCTAATAAGAATCCTAATACTGGTCCCCTATTAAGAAGCATAGAAGATAAAAAGAATATAACATTTCAAAAGGTAGAAAAAACACTTAAAAAAATGATAAAACAACAGAAAAAGATTAACTTCAACTCTGTAGCAGAAGAATCTGGAGTTTCTAAATCATTTCTTTATAAGTACATTGAAATTAGATCTCGTATTGAAACTTTAAGGAAGCAAGAAGAAGGATTAGAATCACCCATGAAAGTTAAACGGGATATGACAGAAAAATCAAAAGATGTCATAATTGCATCACTTCGGAAGAGAAATAAGAATTTGGAGGAAGAAAACAGGAAATTGAAAGAACAACTTAAAGTTGTATGGGCAACAATTTATAAAGAAATCAAGTAAGATGATAGTCTAACTTTAAAGTCATGTATTCAATGAATGAGGTTCGGTAGAACCTCATTTTTTAACAACTTACTGTAGATAATGTACTGATTGAAGAAGATCAATTAGAATGAAATTGGTATTGTGAAGAGTTACACTTAAACTAAAGGAGCAGGTTAGTTGAATAAGAAATGGTAAAATTACAGTAACAAATTGAGGTGTAGATATGTTTTTAAATGACTATATGAATGAAAATTTTCCTAACTTAAATCTTAAACCACCCTTGTTTTATAACTGGGAAATCGGCATACGATTCGAGTTAGGGGAAGAGCGGGATAGAGAATATCATTACGGAAATAATCCTTATGTGCAGGGGGTTTATAAGAGGGCTGTTACGTTGTTTGAATCATTGCATTCACAAGACGAGGAAGTTTTTGTAGTAGTTGATGTGAATGATTTTGGAGATGGAAAAAGCTATAAGCAGAAAGGGAGGATTTTTGCTCCTTATATCTATGAAAAATCAGTCTTATATAAAATAAAGCATACAGAAATTCCTTATATTTTCCCAGAAGATGATGAAGACGGAAAATATAGAACACATAGGTTTACCCTTGAATGTAAAGTATCTGATATGAAATACACTCCATTGTTAAAAGCAGTATGCAATCAGGATTTAGAAATCAAACCAAGTATTTTTCATAGGATATATTTTTTAAATATCAAAAGGAAAACCATTTTTCATGTGTACGATGATAGAGGATGTGATGTGCTTGCTACCTCATCTGAATCAATACGAGACATTTATAATGCATACAATGATTGGATATTGGATTACGACAAAGACGAAATAGATAAAGTATTTAAATAAAAAATGTCCTTGTTGAACTAACGGGTGCTTTAGTCTAAAATCAATCTTCAGCAATCAAAAGCGCGATTCTTTAATAAGAAGGATCGATTTTTCTTTACCAAATATAGATGGGATAGTGGAAGTAAGAGTAGAAAGGAGAATCCTCCATCATGCATAGTCGATTAAAACTGAACCAACGACTCACAATCTCGTTATAGTAAAGAGATAGATTCACTCTTTGAGGGAGTAAGAAAATATGCTTATTGTCGGTTCTTTATCTTTATTTTTATATATTTTTTTTCAAATTTAATTTTTTAGAAAATTTCAAACAGCCAATTCCAATTGCTAATATAAATATTGATCGTATAAGAGTATATGGAGCGAAAAGTACTAAGCTAGCTAAACAAAAATAAAGAGCCCACAATGTAATAATCCAACCGCCAATTAATAGTAAGCTTCCGATTAAATCTTTCATACTTTAAATCTCCTTTTTATATCCTATAAGGAACTTGGTATTATATTTAGAAACCCTTTATGAATAAAGGGTTTCTAAAAAATTACATAGAAAAATTAAAATAGTCTTGAGGAGCACCAGGCATCAACATACCAAAATCCCAACTTGAATCGACCCACCAACGTTCGATAGTTACATAACTTGTTGAACCTGATGCAGGGAACATGTAAAATTCATGAGCAGGTGCTTTATCATGAGAGCCTGTTATTGATAATGATGATTTAGTTAATGTAGCATTGTAGTAATAGTTTATATTTGGATACATTGAACTAAACGGAATTCCAACATCATGATTAACTCTCCATTGCATTTTTGTTGTTGTAACAAGATCTTTTGTTAATTTTATTCCATCAGTACTAGCCTGTTTAGTCCATGCATAAGGTGCAACACATGCTGATGTATAGCATTTATGAGATTGACCTGTTTCGGGAAAATGTGTCATATATGGCATCCAAAAGCCAACATTGACGTTACTTTCTGTTCTAAATTTATTCGAATAAGGATCAAATCCACTACGATTATCACCAGCTAGCCAATAAGCAGAATATGGATCCATAACTGATTTTTGAGGTATGAAAGTTCTATATATAAATGCATATTCTTCACTTTTTGGTAAAGCTAAAGTAGATACATCATTATTTGAATCTTTAGTTACTTTTTCGCCGAAAAAATTAGTTGTTCCTTTTAATTCATCAGAATTTTTTATCGGTATATCAACAATTTTTGTCATTACACCACGACTTTGATACAATTCCCTTTTTTGTTCTTCAGTTAAATCTAGTTTATTTTCCTTTAATTCTAGATCTATTTGATTTTTCTTTGTTTCGTCTACTTCAACTTGAGCAAGAACTTCATATCTGTATCTTTGTCCTTCTTTAACATTCTTGTCAATAAATGTTAGACCATTAGTTTCTCCTATTTTCTTTTCATCTCTATAAATTTCGTAAAATCCATCATCATCAATAATATTACTCCATTTCAATTTAACAAAATTTGTTGTTGAAAGGGTTTCAAGGTATCCTTCATTTATTTGCTGTTCTAAAAGATCAATGTCATCTTC
The window above is part of the Metabacillus sp. B2-18 genome. Proteins encoded here:
- a CDS encoding IS110 family transposase codes for the protein METLHKCCAGLDQKVLETSNIKLSTVISDVFGVSGRKLLEQLIFEGFIDQEEVEKKIHGRMAHKKQLITDSLFGTLNDHQLFLIKQSWMHITYLETLISDIEKRIDEILLDYQEEVQLLITMPGIKKDTAAVIIAEIGVDMGQFPTSKHLASWAGLSPGNHESAGKRKSTRTVRGNPHIKSALCEAAWAVSRSRNKRLGIKYWSLAARRGKKKALVAIGHRMLTIVYHMLQNKEPYQELTSN
- a CDS encoding tyrosine-type recombinase/integrase — translated: MKLYKFTNSTKSPRYEQLVQELNGYWKNDLWNAIDCPFYTKDTNLGKQRLKFDETLSSGINHELKYYFFRQLTDSILKMTTIWSSASAINKLQTFILRFYPNIFSFIEIPHEKFSIHYKTYLLELGISNLTIKGYLQLYNRISSFYFEWYDERIETEKDIWDVRKLGIDYNNSKCGYTLNFTFIPSPYRALVKRYFEKRVLMQESLSWGTAIQNIAKLQEFFKYIYCKYPDWKGLTSLSRSDIEGFIYYLRTSPMGGNSVHKGQAPSDNHVHRSLSVIELFILYIQRYEWAEAPIKSAGNLIVPEDKPKLPPKASNEIKYISDFVWNQILNHIGKLPKEIIPIVILLEATGFRISDVCTLKIDCLIQREDGWWIIGDQRKVKNKDHRVPISEEIAMVVISQQKLTREKTTIETNPFNYLFPTYYGPRKGQPISRDNVVNNLNKLAMENKIIDEKRDTYRFKAHAFRHRYGVNLINNGMTILHVQKLMAHASPEMTLVYAKIHDKTLRKEWEKATSSGAIRLNQGGKIIATSIEQQADENGLELEWIRHNLDSIRLDHGFCIKSPKNNCDFLEQTLEPPCIKNNCRSFHVDQTFLNFYNEQITKMESDIQIYQKSGRIRSIEIIQPKLKKYKEIRDGIIKNGGIYGQQKLRRESRN
- a CDS encoding DUF6262 family protein; the encoded protein is MANKNPNTGPLLRSIEDKKNITFQKVEKTLKKMIKQQKKINFNSVAEESGVSKSFLYKYIEIRSRIETLRKQEEGLESPMKVKRDMTEKSKDVIIASLRKRNKNLEEENRKLKEQLKVVWATIYKEIK
- a CDS encoding tyrosine-type recombinase/integrase: MKVQEFQIDNKKRYVLIDENNKPVVPVVKYLKYLDNIGKAENTLKAYCRHLKLYFQFLSEKEIGYQEVDLNLLSEFISWLRSPYQSTKVVHLEKTQAKRSERTVNTILTCVQGFYDYLIRIEDYEKDLSEKTKKQVTGQYRSFKPFLHHISKGKPFEKSILKIKEPRRGILTLTKTQVQTVHDACSNIRDALLIRILYEGGLRIGEALSLWIEDFDIGSTTIQVRKSKTVNGEGRKVYVSADTMNVFQDYLIDLHDVDTNFVFINLSGPNKGKPLNYRAAFDVIERIRKKTEIDVTPHMLRHTYATELHEKGVEASIIQKLLGHAQVQTTIQTYMHSSDETIRKEWQKAQDNMKGDQLK
- a CDS encoding DUF3885 domain-containing protein, with product MFLNDYMNENFPNLNLKPPLFYNWEIGIRFELGEERDREYHYGNNPYVQGVYKRAVTLFESLHSQDEEVFVVVDVNDFGDGKSYKQKGRIFAPYIYEKSVLYKIKHTEIPYIFPEDDEDGKYRTHRFTLECKVSDMKYTPLLKAVCNQDLEIKPSIFHRIYFLNIKRKTIFHVYDDRGCDVLATSSESIRDIYNAYNDWILDYDKDEIDKVFK
- a CDS encoding DUF3238 domain-containing protein, producing MIYSGKDEKFVDKDIDSGQNYKVGIFKKNKLDDIIEVKTNKEEKDNQSTRVLNQEDDIDLLEQQINEGYLETLSTTNFVKLKWSNIIDDDGFYEIYRDEKKIGETNGLTFIDKNVKEGQRYRYEVLAQVEVDETKKNQIDLELKENKLDLTEEQKRELYQSRGVMTKIVDIPIKNSDELKGTTNFFGEKVTKDSNNDVSTLALPKSEEYAFIYRTFIPQKSVMDPYSAYWLAGDNRSGFDPYSNKFRTESNVNVGFWMPYMTHFPETGQSHKCYTSACVAPYAWTKQASTDGIKLTKDLVTTTKMQWRVNHDVGIPFSSMYPNINYYYNATLTKSSLSITGSHDKAPAHEFYMFPASGSTSYVTIERWWVDSSWDFGMLMPGAPQDYFNFSM
- a CDS encoding PadR family transcriptional regulator, with amino-acid sequence MSHKNSPKKFALNMSAAQFTKFYILHLLQTKPSGMISEHFKEEFKKIGGQWVPAPSTLLDTLHDMTNDGLLTRRDSYKSLEKRRQRVYYYTLTEQGKEEFDILKKKYLILFQEQKEIIERILKTVFN
- a CDS encoding helix-turn-helix domain-containing protein, whose amino-acid sequence is MNEILMVQKNMIDVAKELFKSHVSIVEDWENKWKILSDNPYEDGIVDTASFRAYLLILEEITNEYNLPISNLKSWIHNYRDRIVSFVEPFIENEWSYNRSRKNARDIKSENQELVTSLVNTEFAESGSALIFHKLRETISKNEFKDIQVYPTAQISDERKKMKAIAQVRNEANKGLRLTSSEIEQWQNLTDHAISVMDDLTADIFDIISIMWMKKAQYKDEMIHFHCDDALNLRNIQGRSGGEGEYQTGYRKKDRDDVMKRLAALSSIWIRIEKDELRLVDEETKNIDRLEQVQFNPLFLVDSITVAYRGDEPVGIYECSIRPGEIMSHFLFGARKESGFLALKALQYNPIRQKYHKRLARYLAWQWRIRQKKADYFRPYNLSGDKGILKVMGLEINERYPQRTKETVENVLDTLLEDKIIDNWEYIGDFDGISSKKFWLEGWLNSQVRIIPTTDLLSQYKKENIEERQTINTISMLQSLIEKEKKIVSEYENSTNDDTNALASLFTKERKKRNLSISAAASQIGVSHSTLSRFERGQIKKPTNENIEKIKNWLGIEDLD
- a CDS encoding thermonuclease family protein, producing the protein MKAVKYSLFLIVFMFLYGCSNNTSLSSTIESLETSITPISLPENVHVERVIDGDTIEFRTDDGTLHVGRLLCINAPEYTKTRQPYGKEATLFLRNLIEDKDIEIEYDIDITDKYDRKLIHVKFNGLNVQELLLKEGLVRVAYLYNDYKYIDKYREAEQLAANKQINIWSKEKYVDSNNGFDIEAYNGY